In the Trueperaceae bacterium genome, GGCGACCCGCCGCCGCTACGTCAAGCCAACATCAAGAACAGCTTCTCGAACTCGTCGAGCGTGAGCTTGCCGCCCCGATCCGGAGCGTCCGGCTCGGCCAGGCACTCCTGCATGGTGTTGCTGATCAGCACGACCCCGGCGCGGTCGAGGGCCTTGGACACGGCGGCGAGCTGGGTGATGACGTCGCGGCACGGCTTGCCTTCGTCTACCGCCGCTATGACGGCGGCCAACTGCCCCTGCGCGCGCCGGAGCCGGTGGACGATCCTGAGCCGCGCTTCGGGGTCCCTCGTGCTCACGCGGTCGCCCCTTCGGCCGCCTCCGACTTCTCGGCCTGGGCGGCCACTTCCGCGTGGACCTCCGCCATGTTCAGGTCGCGCACGGCCGTGATGACCTGCTCGAGCTGCGCGCCGTTCAGCGCTCCCGGCTGGGCGAACACGAGCACGTTCTCCCTGAAGGCCATCAAGGTCGGGATGGACATGATGCGGAAGGCGGCGGCGAGCTCCTGCTGTGCCTCGGTGTCGACCTTGCCGAACACCACGTCCTGATGGGTCTCGGAAGCCTTCTCGAACACGGGCGCGAACGCGCGGCACGGGCCGCACCACGACGCCCAGAAGTCGAGGAAGACGATGTCGTTGCCGGCGATGGTCTCGTTGAAGTTTGTTGCGGTGATCTCTCTGGAAGCCATGGGCGCAGCATACCCCTAGGGGTTTGATGGTCGCGTGTCCTATGTGGCGCGGCGGCGTCCACGGCCTGTCACCTGCCGACGCCGCGACTCCGCGAGCCGACAGCGCGGGGCTACCTGAGCGCCACGGACGCCAGCGCCAGATCGACTTCGGCTTCGGCCAGGGTCTGCCCTTCCCAACGGAAGCGCACGAGCCAGACGGACTCCCCGATCTGCTCCGCCTCGGAGACCCAGCCGTCGAGCCCGCGCACGGCCGCCGCCACGCGCGCGTCCGTGAAGGCGAGGGCCGCGGCGGCCGAGCCCCGCATGGACCGCCATTCGTCCACCGAGACGAGCGCCGGGACCTCGATCTCGACGACGCGCAGGTCCTCGAGCGAGCGTGCCCACTCGTTGGCCGAGCGCAGGGTGACGACGAGTGACTCAGGGCCCCGCTCCACGTACACGGTCCACGTGTCACGCGAGTCGTCGTAGCCGACCCAGGTCCAGTCGTTGTCGTCCACATCGCCCGCGAAAGCGAGGAACTCGCTGTCGTAGCGCAAGAAGCCGAGTAGCGCTTCCTGGATCGCCTCGTAGGACTCGTCGGCTATGCCGAAACTCGAGTCCCAGGCGAACACTCGCTCGTCGCTTAGCCGAACCTGTGCCCAGCCGAGGGCAGCGCCGTCCGCGGCGAAGAAGTCGACACGCCAGAGCCCGTAGCGGTCCTGGGAGCCGTACGCGCTCGCCGTCCAGCCGGCGTGCTCGGCCAGGCCGGTGGCGAACATCGGCTGGCCGGCCGCGATGGCGATGGCGCGCTGCGCGTCTGCGCTGCCGTCCTGTGCGACCGTCACGGCACCGAGCCATAGCGCGACCAGCGCATAGAGGGTCGTGGCGAGCCGCGCGACGGTCGCACGCGAAAGGGCGCCCGTTCGTCCGGCACCGGGTCCGTCACGCCGAGCCTTGCCCATCACGCCCCCGGCCGCACGATGCCGCGGTAGTTCGCCCGGTAGCCGGGGAAGACGCTCTTTACCGAAGGGTTCTGCAGGCGCTGCACGAGGATCTCCGAGAGCACGTCGCGGAAGTCGGTCGTGATGGCCAGGTCGCCGTCGTCGAGGGCCCCGGGCGCCAACGACGGCCATACCGTGTGGACCCCGCCGCGCACGCCCCCGCCCATGACGAGCATGGAGCCGCCCCGCCCGTGATCGGTCCCGCCGCTGG is a window encoding:
- the trxA gene encoding thioredoxin, which encodes MASREITATNFNETIAGNDIVFLDFWASWCGPCRAFAPVFEKASETHQDVVFGKVDTEAQQELAAAFRIMSIPTLMAFRENVLVFAQPGALNGAQLEQVITAVRDLNMAEVHAEVAAQAEKSEAAEGATA
- a CDS encoding metal-sensitive transcriptional regulator, coding for MSTRDPEARLRIVHRLRRAQGQLAAVIAAVDEGKPCRDVITQLAAVSKALDRAGVVLISNTMQECLAEPDAPDRGGKLTLDEFEKLFLMLA